The proteins below are encoded in one region of Saccopteryx leptura isolate mSacLep1 chromosome 1, mSacLep1_pri_phased_curated, whole genome shotgun sequence:
- the GPX4 gene encoding phospholipid hydroperoxide glutathione peroxidase GPX4 isoform X2 has protein sequence MSFSRLCRLLKPALLCGTLAAPGLVSTMCASRDDWRCAQSMHDFSAKDIDGRMVNLDKYRGFVCIVTNVASQUGKTDVNYTQLVDLHARYAECGLRILAFPCNQFGKQEPGTNAEIKEFAANYNVKFDMYSKICVNGDDAHPLWKWMKVQPKGRGILGNAIKWNFTKFLIDKNGCVVKRYGPMEEPLVIEKDLPCYF, from the exons ATGAGCTTTAGCCGCCTGTGCCGCTTGCTGAAGCCTGCGCTTCTGTGCGGGACTTTGGCCGCGCCCGGTCTGGTTAGCACCATG TGCGCGTCCCGCGACGACTGGCGCTGTGCTCAGTCCATGCATGACTTTTCAGCCAAGGACATCGACGGGCGCATGGTTAACCTGGACAAGTACCG GGGCTTCGTGTGCATCGTCACCAACGTGGCCTCGCAATGAGGCAAAACAGACGTAAACTACACTCAGCTCGTCGACCTGCACGCCCGATATGCTGAGTGTGGTTTACGGATCCTGGCTTTCCCTTGCAACCAGTTTGGGAAGCAG GAACCAGGGACTAATGCCGAGATCAAAGAGTTCGCCGCCAACTATAATGTCAAATTCGACATGTATAGCAAGATCTGTGTGAATGGAGATGACGCCCACCCGCTATGGAAGTGGATGAAAGTCCAGCCGAAGGGGAGGGGCATTCTGGGAAA TGCCATCAAATGGAACTTCACCAAG TTCCTCATTGACAAGAATGGTTGCGTGGTGAAGCGGTACGGTCCCATGGAAGAGCCCCTG GTCATAGAGAAGGACCTGCCCTGTTACTTCTAA
- the GPX4 gene encoding phospholipid hydroperoxide glutathione peroxidase GPX4 isoform X1: protein MGRAAGSPGRCRQRRRLPGRRRRRRAPGRRKAPAYGRKRVRRRQREPCPESLRQAQSAACENGCCLECNDSCASRDDWRCAQSMHDFSAKDIDGRMVNLDKYRGFVCIVTNVASQUGKTDVNYTQLVDLHARYAECGLRILAFPCNQFGKQEPGTNAEIKEFAANYNVKFDMYSKICVNGDDAHPLWKWMKVQPKGRGILGNAIKWNFTKFLIDKNGCVVKRYGPMEEPLVIEKDLPCYF from the exons ATGGGCCGTGCTGCCGGCTCTCCGGGTCGCTGCAGGCAGCGACGCCGGTTGCCAGGCAGGAGGCGGCGCCGCCGAGCCCCTGGGCGGCGGAAGGCTCCGGCGTACGGACGCAAGAGGGTGCGCCGCCGGCAAAGGGAGCCCTGTCCCGAGAGCCTGCGACAGGCACAGTCCGCGGCCTGTGAGAATGGCTGTTGTCTGGAGTGTAACGATTCG TGCGCGTCCCGCGACGACTGGCGCTGTGCTCAGTCCATGCATGACTTTTCAGCCAAGGACATCGACGGGCGCATGGTTAACCTGGACAAGTACCG GGGCTTCGTGTGCATCGTCACCAACGTGGCCTCGCAATGAGGCAAAACAGACGTAAACTACACTCAGCTCGTCGACCTGCACGCCCGATATGCTGAGTGTGGTTTACGGATCCTGGCTTTCCCTTGCAACCAGTTTGGGAAGCAG GAACCAGGGACTAATGCCGAGATCAAAGAGTTCGCCGCCAACTATAATGTCAAATTCGACATGTATAGCAAGATCTGTGTGAATGGAGATGACGCCCACCCGCTATGGAAGTGGATGAAAGTCCAGCCGAAGGGGAGGGGCATTCTGGGAAA TGCCATCAAATGGAACTTCACCAAG TTCCTCATTGACAAGAATGGTTGCGTGGTGAAGCGGTACGGTCCCATGGAAGAGCCCCTG GTCATAGAGAAGGACCTGCCCTGTTACTTCTAA